The segment GCCGGCCCCGGCCGCCGTACCGCCTGCGCCCTACGCCGACAGCGCCGGCTGCGCTTCCGGGTGCAGCAGCAGGTCCGCGTGGTGACGGGCCGCCACCAGCGGGTGGGCCCGCATCTTGCCCTTCAGCTCGTTGCGGCCGTACTCGGCGAACAGCGGGTTCGCGGGGTCCGCCGTGACGCCGGGCGCGGACTCCGCGTACGGGAAGGCCAGCGGGGTGATCCGGGCGTCGAGCCGCGGGTTGTAGAAGAACGGCACCGAGTACCGCTCGGTCGCCCCGGGCGGCGAGACGACCCGGTGGTTGGTGGCGATCAGATAGCCGTTGGTCGCCACTTCGAGCAGCTCGCCGAGGTTCACGACGAACGCGCCCGGCAGCGGCGGCACGTCGTGGAAGTTCCCGTCCTCGCGCTGCACCTGGAGCCCGCCCACCTGGTCCTGCAGGAGCAGGGTGAGGAAGCCGTAGTCCTTGTGCGCGCCGACGCCCTGGTCGTCGCCCTCGCCGCTGCTGCCCGGGTAGCGCACCAGCTTGAGGTGCGGATGGGCGCGGGGCCCGAAGATGTCGTCGTAGAAGTCCGCGGGCGCGCCGATCGAGACGAGCAGCTCGTGCAGCAGCCGCTCGGCGACCCCGCTGAGCCGATCGATCCAGTGGAGGGCGGCGGTCCGCAGCTCGGGGAGGGCCTCGGGCCACTGGTTGGGGCCTTCGAGCCACCAGTACGGGGCTTCCCAGGGTGCGGGGGTGCGCGCGGGGCGCTCGGCGCCTATGTCGAGCTGGTCGCGCCAGTCGCGCGCGCCGGCGGTGCGCTCGTCGCCGATGCGGGTGTAGCCGCGGAAGTGCGGCGAGTTGATGTTGTCGAGGGCCAGCCGGTCGGCCTCGGGCAGGGCGAAGAAGGCGTGCATCGCGGACGTCAGCGCCCGCGTCTCGGCCTCGGTCACACCGTGCCCGATGAGCTGGAAGAACCCGACGTCGTGCGCGGCGGAGTGCAGCTGCGCGTGGAGCAGGCGCCGGGCCTGGGGGTCACGGTCTGCGGCCGAGAGGTCGACGATGGGGAGCTGCGAGGGGTACGAGCTGCGAGTCATGTGTGCGTCCGCGGGGTCTACGGGTGCCCGGGGCGGCCGCCAAGGGTGGGGCGGGGGCCACGGGTGCCGGTCGGCTTGGGCTCTGAACGAGGGACCCGGGCGGGGGGCGGTGGTGGTGCCCCTCGGGGGTCAGGCGGAGCGGCGACAGCTCATGCTCGTGACGCGGACGAAGTCCACGTGGCGACGGCGTACGAGCGTAGGCATGCGACCAGAGTACTGCGGGAGCGGTGGATCGACTGTGGCCCGGGTCACGTCCCGACATCCGGGGCCCGGTTGTTCTCACCCGGAACCCAGGGGTGTTCAAAGGGGCGGACGTACGCGAAGATCGCCGCCACACGTGTCACGCGCACGTCAAGCTTCTCGTCGCAGCATCCCTACGCAGGAGGATGTCCATGACCCGCCGCCCGTCCCGCGGCCTGCTCGCCGCAGCCGTCGCCACCGCCGCCACGGCGGCCACCGTCGCGCTGCTGCCCGCCGCCGGCGCCTCCGCCCTCCCCCAGGCGGCCTCCCCGCTCCCCCAGGCCCGCGTCTTCATGGTGAACCCGGTCCAGGCCACCGGCGACCAGTCCCTCACCGACCACAAGGACGCGGCGAGCGACGTCCCCGCCTCCGCGTACGCCACCGTCGCGCTGCGGAACCTCGACGCGAGCGGCGGCCTGTCCGGCCGCTGGGTCGCGGTCCGGTCCGAGACGGGCAAGCCCGCCACCGTCGCGGGCGCCGCCGCGTACAACCGCTCCGACGACCAGTTCGAGCAGGTCATGGCGTACTTCTGGGTCAACGAGGCACAGGAGTACCTGCAGGGGCTCGGCTTCGGCACCGAGCTGCCCGGGGCCAACGACCGGGTGCAGCCGGTCCGGCTCAACCAGTGGGGCGCCGACAACTCCTTCTTCACCGACAAGAAGGGCGAGATCCGCTTCGGCAAGGGTGGGGTGGACGACGCCGAGGACGCCGAGGTGGTCCTGCACGAGTACGGCCACGCCGTGCACAACGCGCAGGTCCCCGGCTTCGGGACGACCCCGGAGGCCGGCGCGATCGGCGAGGCCTTCGGCGACTACCTGGCCGTGCAGGTCGGCACCCACGCCGTCCAGAAGTACGGCTGGGCGATGAAGGCGGACGCGGCCTGCGTCGCCGACTGGGACGCGACCGGCTACAGCGAGGCGCCGCACTGCCTCCGCCGGATCGACGGCACCAAGACGTACGCCGACCGGGAGGGCGAGGTCCACGCCGACGGCGAGATCTGGTCCCGCGCCCTCCTCGACATCCGCACCTCGCTCGGCGCCCGGACGGCCGACCGGATCATCGTGAACGCCCAGTTCGGCTTCGCACCCGACACCGATTTCGGCGACGCGGCCCGGAAGACCGTCGAGACGGCACAGAAGATGTACGGCACGTCGGCGGCGAACGCCGTGCGGGACGCCTTCCGGGCGCGGGAGATCCCGGGGGTCTGAGCCTCCTCGCCCCTACGCGAGTGCTTCGTCCAACAGCCGCGCCCACTGGGAGACCACTCGTTCCCGGCGGGCGCGGTCGTCCGTCAGGAGGGTGGCGAGGCCCAGGCCGCGGGCCATGTCCAGGAGGCCCTGGACGGTTTCGCGGACGCCGGGGCGCGACTCGTCGGCACCCAGGACCTCGACGGCGATGCGATGCGACTCGCGGCCGACGCGGGCCTCCAGCTCGGTCACGCGCGTGCGGAGCTGCTCCTCGCCCGAGGCGGCGACCCACAGGTGGAGGGCGGCCCGGAACAGGGGCCCGGTGTAGAGGTCGACGAGCGCGGCGACGGCCTCGTGGCGGTCCCGGGACGGCAGGGCACGCAGTGCCTGCGAGCGCTCCTCGGCGACGTACTCGACGGCGGCCGTGAACAGGTCCTCGCGGGTCGGGAAGTGGTGCTGGGCGGCGCCCCGGGAGACGCCGGCCCGTTCCGCGACGACGGCGACCGTGGAACCCGCCCAGCCGTGCTCGGCCAGGCAGGACACGGCCGCCTCCAGGAGCCGCTGCCGGGTGGCGCGGCTCCTGTCCTGCTTGGGTGCGGTCACAGCCGCCATGCGGGGTCCCGTCGTTCGAGGAAGGCCGTCATCCCCTCGCGCGCCTCGGTGGAGGCGAAGAGCGTGGCCGACCTCTGCACCAGGTCCTCCGCGTCGCGTTCGAAGGTCTCCAGGACTCTAGCGGTGACCAGGCGCTTCGCCTCGCGCAGGCCCTGCGGGGAGGCGGCCCGGAGGGAGTCGAGGATGCCGGGCAGGGCCTCCTCGCCGTCGGTGACGAGTCCCATGGCGGTCGCCTCCGCCACCCCGAACCGCTCGCCCGTCAGGTAGTACCGGGCCGCCGCGCGCGGCTCCAGCTTCGGGAGGAGGGTGAGGGAGATGACGGCCGGCGCGACCCCGATCCGTACCTCCGTGAGGGCGAAGTCGGCCGCCTCCGCCGCCACCACGACGTCACAGGCGCCGAGCAGCCCGAGGCCCCCGGCCCGTACGTGCCCCGTGACGTGTCCGACCACCGGCTTCGGCAGCTCGACGATCTGCCGGAGCAGATCCACGAAGGCGTACGGGCTCGGCGGCGCCTTCAGGTCGGCGCCCGCGCTGAACGTGCCGCCGGTGTGGGTGAGCACCACCGCCCGGACCGCGGGGTCCTTCCCGCAGGCGGTGAGTGCGTCGGCGAGCTCGGTGACGAGCGCCGCCGACAGCGCGTTGCGGGTGGCCGGGGAGTCGAGGGCGAGGGTGGTGATGCCCCGTTCCTCGGCCGATGTCACGAGTGTCGTCATGCGCGGTCCCTCAGTTCCCTTCGGAGGATCTTCCCGGACGCTGCCCGGGGCACGGCTTCGATGAACTCGACGCTGCGGACCTTCTTGTACGGGGAGACCCGGGCGGCGACGTGCGCCATGACGTCCTCGGCGGTGAGGCCGGGCGCGGCGGCCTGGCGTACGACGAAGGCCTTGGGCATCTCGGTGCCGTCCGCGTCGGTGACGCCGATGACGGCGGCGTCCGCGACCCCCTCGTGGGTGAGGAGGAGCGCTTCGAGTTCGGCGGGGGCGACCTGGAAGCCCTTGTACTTGATGAGTTCCTTGACGCGGTCGACGACGTACAGCCAGCCGTCGTCGTCGACCCGGCCGATGTCGCCGGTGTGCACCCAGCCGTCGGCGTCGACCATGGCGGCGGTGGCGTCGGGCCGGCCGAGGTACCCCTTCATGACCTGCGGCCCCCGGATGGCGACCTCGCCGTCCTCGCCGGGCGCCGCGTCCTTCGAGGGGTCGTCGAGGGACAGGATCCGCATCTCGGTGGAGGGCAGCAGCTTGCCGACGGTGCCGGGCGGCGGGTTCGCGGCGGAGAGCGGGACCACGTGCGTCCCCGGGGACAGCTCGGTCATGCCGTACGCCTGGAGGACCGGCGGCAGCCCGAGCCGCGCCGAACAGGCCTGGGCGAGGGCCGCGTCGAGCGGGGCGGCGGCGCTGACGATGTACTCCAGGGAGGACAGGTCGTAGTCGGCGACGGCCGGGTGCTTGGCGAGGGCGAGCACGATCGGCGGGGCGACGTAGAGGCCGTTGATGCGGTGCTTCTGGATGGCGCCGAGGAAGGTGTCGAGCTCGAAGCGGGGGAGGACGACGACGGTGGCGCCCTGGCGGAGGGGCGCGTTCATGAGGGCGGTGAGCCCGTAGATGTGGAAGAAGGGAAGGACCGCCAGGATCCGGTCACCGGGCCCCATCGGGATGACCGGATCCAGCTGGGCGAGGTTCGTGGCGATCGAGGCGTGGGTGAGCATCACGCCCTTGGGGACGCCGGTGGTGCCGGAGGAGTACGGGAGCGCGGCGACGTCCTCGTCGGGGTCGATCCCGATCTCGGGGACGGGCGCGGTCGAGCCGAGGAAGGCCTGCAGGGAGCGGGCGCCATCCTGCGCCTCGTCACAGACGAAGATCTCCTCGATCCCGCCCGCGAGTTCGGCCGCCGCACGGGCCGAGGGAAGCAGCGGGGAGACGGTGACGATCCAGCGCGCGGCGGAGTCGCGGAGCTGCTTGGCGAACTCCTCGGGCGTGGCGAGCGGATGCACGGTCGTGACGGAGGCACCCGCGCGCGTGGCGGCGTAGAACGCGACGGGGAAGAGCACGGTGTTGGGGCTGTGCAGCGCGAGCACGTCCCCCTTCCGCACCCCGGCCTCGGCGAGCCCGGCGGCGACCCGCCGATGAAAGGCGTCGACCTGTCCGTACGTGAGGGTGAACTCCCCTGCCCCGTCGACCAGCGCGGGTGTGTCGCCCCGCTCGGCGGCGCCGCCGAGCACCGCGTCGTGGATCGGCAGGGAGACGGTCGGAACGGCCTCGTACTCGCTGTGGAACACCATGCAAGCCCCCTGGAGAGGTGGGAGAGGTGGAAGGTGGTCGCCAGGATCGCGCGTGTCGGTACGACTTGGGGAGACCTTGTCAGCACTCCACCGAAACAATCAAGCACGCCTGCATGATTCTTGGGAAGAACGACGACCGGCGTGAACCCGACACCTCCGCCTCAGGACGCACCCCCGTATCGGGCGACGATCGCGGCGGCCCGGTCGCGCAGCGAGGTCCGCAACGACTGCGGGGCCAGGGCCTCCACATCCGTACCGAGCCGCCACAGCGCCCACTCGGCATGCCACGCGTCCTGAAAGGTCAGCTCGAGCCGCAGCCGGCCGTCCCCGTCGGGCGCTTCCGCACGCACGGCCACCGCGGAGTCCAGCAGCTCCTCCCGCCGCACCGGGTCGACCCGTACCAGCACCGTGATGTGGCCGTCGGCGAGGAACCGCGCCGAGCGCTCCCGCCAGATCCGGTCCAGATCGACCCGGTTCGGCCGCTCCGCAGCCTCGGGGAGTTCCTCGGCGGCCACCACCCGCGACAGCCGGTAGGTGCGGTCCTCGCCGTCCCTCGTGGCCAGCAGATAGCCCCGCTCCCGTACGGTGACCAGCCCGATCGGATCCACCGTGCGCCACTGCGGCGCCTCGCCCGTGGCCGCGTAGTGGATGCGCAGCTTGTGTCCGGCCAGCACCGAGCGCCGGACCTCCGTCATGACGGCGCCGGGTACCTCGTCCGTGACCGGCCGACGCGAGAGCAGGTCGGTCTCCGGATCGACGAGAAAACGCTGGGCGGCGTCGCTCGCGGTGGCCAGGTGCTGCTCCGGCAGCGCGTCGACCACCTTCCGCACGGCCGAGGCCAGCGCCTTGCCGAGGCCCAGCACCTGCTCGCCGCGCCCCGATCCGGCGGTCAGCAGCGCCAGGGCCTCGTCGTGGTTCAGCCCGGTGAGCTCCGTCCGGAACCCGGGCAGCAACGCGAACCCGCCGTGCCGGCCCCGCTCGGCGTAGACCGGGACGCCCGCCACCGACAGCGCCTCGATGTCGCGCAGCACGGTGCGGGTGGACACCTCCAGCTCGCGGGCGAGCGTGTCCGCGGTCAATCGGCCGTGCCGACGCAGCAGGAGCACCAGGGAGACCAACCGGTCGGCGCGCATGCGGGAACGCTAACGGAATACATGACCAAGGGTGTCGTGATTCCTTGGAAGTCTCTCCGTCGTACGCACTTCCCGTGAACCGAATGGAGCTGATGTGGCGATGGAGCGAACGGCGATCAACCCGGTGACGTGGTCCCTGGAGATGGGCTTCAACCAGGGCGAGCTCGTCACGGGGCACACCCGGACCCTGTACGTCTCCGGGCAGACCTCGATGAGCGACGACGGCAAGCCCCTGCACGAGGGCGACATGGCGGCGCAGTTGGCCCTGAGCATCGAGAACCTGGAGGCGGTGCTCGGCGAGGCCGGCATGACTCTCGCCCATCTCGTCCGCCTGAACGTCTACACGACCGACGTCGACCTGCTCTTCCCTCACTACGGCGTGCTCGCGGCGCGGTTGGGAGCCGCCCGTGTGGCACCGGCCACCACGATGCTCGGGGTGACACGGCTGGCGATCCCCGGCCAGCTGGTCGAGCTGGAGGGCACCGCCGTCGGGTAGGGCGACATCGCCCGTGCCCCGGGCCCGGCCGGAGCCCGAACTTCCGCTCCCTGCAAGGTCATCAGCCGGTTAGCCTGCGCGCATGGTCTTCAAGCGTCTTCTGGGCATGGGCGGTATACCGCTCGAAATCGACACCCTCGTGCAGTCCGAGCCTGCGCTGCCGGGCGGCCTGCTGCGCGGGGAAGTGGTGTTGCGCGCCCCCGAACGCCGCGTGGAGGTGAAGTCGATCTACCTGAAGCTCGTCACCGACGCGCCGGTGGCCCACAAGGGCGACGGTGACGGCTCCACCGGCGACACCTTCGACTACCCGAGCATGAGCGGCTACTTCACCCTGGAGAAGGGCGAGGAGAGGCGGATTCCCATCCGCCACCGGCTCAAGTGGG is part of the Streptomyces sp. NBC_00250 genome and harbors:
- a CDS encoding isopenicillin N synthase family dioxygenase → MTRSSYPSQLPIVDLSAADRDPQARRLLHAQLHSAAHDVGFFQLIGHGVTEAETRALTSAMHAFFALPEADRLALDNINSPHFRGYTRIGDERTAGARDWRDQLDIGAERPARTPAPWEAPYWWLEGPNQWPEALPELRTAALHWIDRLSGVAERLLHELLVSIGAPADFYDDIFGPRAHPHLKLVRYPGSSGEGDDQGVGAHKDYGFLTLLLQDQVGGLQVQREDGNFHDVPPLPGAFVVNLGELLEVATNGYLIATNHRVVSPPGATERYSVPFFYNPRLDARITPLAFPYAESAPGVTADPANPLFAEYGRNELKGKMRAHPLVAARHHADLLLHPEAQPALSA
- a CDS encoding M4 family metallopeptidase, with translation MTRRPSRGLLAAAVATAATAATVALLPAAGASALPQAASPLPQARVFMVNPVQATGDQSLTDHKDAASDVPASAYATVALRNLDASGGLSGRWVAVRSETGKPATVAGAAAYNRSDDQFEQVMAYFWVNEAQEYLQGLGFGTELPGANDRVQPVRLNQWGADNSFFTDKKGEIRFGKGGVDDAEDAEVVLHEYGHAVHNAQVPGFGTTPEAGAIGEAFGDYLAVQVGTHAVQKYGWAMKADAACVADWDATGYSEAPHCLRRIDGTKTYADREGEVHADGEIWSRALLDIRTSLGARTADRIIVNAQFGFAPDTDFGDAARKTVETAQKMYGTSAANAVRDAFRAREIPGV
- a CDS encoding TetR/AcrR family transcriptional regulator — translated: MAAVTAPKQDRSRATRQRLLEAAVSCLAEHGWAGSTVAVVAERAGVSRGAAQHHFPTREDLFTAAVEYVAEERSQALRALPSRDRHEAVAALVDLYTGPLFRAALHLWVAASGEEQLRTRVTELEARVGRESHRIAVEVLGADESRPGVRETVQGLLDMARGLGLATLLTDDRARRERVVSQWARLLDEALA
- a CDS encoding enoyl-CoA hydratase family protein, which codes for MTTLVTSAEERGITTLALDSPATRNALSAALVTELADALTACGKDPAVRAVVLTHTGGTFSAGADLKAPPSPYAFVDLLRQIVELPKPVVGHVTGHVRAGGLGLLGACDVVVAAEAADFALTEVRIGVAPAVISLTLLPKLEPRAAARYYLTGERFGVAEATAMGLVTDGEEALPGILDSLRAASPQGLREAKRLVTARVLETFERDAEDLVQRSATLFASTEAREGMTAFLERRDPAWRL
- a CDS encoding AMP-binding protein; the encoded protein is MVFHSEYEAVPTVSLPIHDAVLGGAAERGDTPALVDGAGEFTLTYGQVDAFHRRVAAGLAEAGVRKGDVLALHSPNTVLFPVAFYAATRAGASVTTVHPLATPEEFAKQLRDSAARWIVTVSPLLPSARAAAELAGGIEEIFVCDEAQDGARSLQAFLGSTAPVPEIGIDPDEDVAALPYSSGTTGVPKGVMLTHASIATNLAQLDPVIPMGPGDRILAVLPFFHIYGLTALMNAPLRQGATVVVLPRFELDTFLGAIQKHRINGLYVAPPIVLALAKHPAVADYDLSSLEYIVSAAAPLDAALAQACSARLGLPPVLQAYGMTELSPGTHVVPLSAANPPPGTVGKLLPSTEMRILSLDDPSKDAAPGEDGEVAIRGPQVMKGYLGRPDATAAMVDADGWVHTGDIGRVDDDGWLYVVDRVKELIKYKGFQVAPAELEALLLTHEGVADAAVIGVTDADGTEMPKAFVVRQAAAPGLTAEDVMAHVAARVSPYKKVRSVEFIEAVPRAASGKILRRELRDRA
- a CDS encoding helix-turn-helix transcriptional regulator — translated: MRADRLVSLVLLLRRHGRLTADTLARELEVSTRTVLRDIEALSVAGVPVYAERGRHGGFALLPGFRTELTGLNHDEALALLTAGSGRGEQVLGLGKALASAVRKVVDALPEQHLATASDAAQRFLVDPETDLLSRRPVTDEVPGAVMTEVRRSVLAGHKLRIHYAATGEAPQWRTVDPIGLVTVRERGYLLATRDGEDRTYRLSRVVAAEELPEAAERPNRVDLDRIWRERSARFLADGHITVLVRVDPVRREELLDSAVAVRAEAPDGDGRLRLELTFQDAWHAEWALWRLGTDVEALAPQSLRTSLRDRAAAIVARYGGAS
- a CDS encoding RidA family protein; this translates as MERTAINPVTWSLEMGFNQGELVTGHTRTLYVSGQTSMSDDGKPLHEGDMAAQLALSIENLEAVLGEAGMTLAHLVRLNVYTTDVDLLFPHYGVLAARLGAARVAPATTMLGVTRLAIPGQLVELEGTAVG